A DNA window from Luteolibacter luteus contains the following coding sequences:
- a CDS encoding DUF937 domain-containing protein, with product MDSLVKSLGGLVTPEIAGKLAKFLGIDAGLVDRAVKILSALAVGSMARKVATPEGAAAAMQALPQKEEPGLMSSLFSALKGNIPTETPADKMHSMFGCGVNSMVSALSKKMGFDLAPLAGMLTPLMSQHLAKEARDRNLDATGFAKMLQQGNDEFLADPSNAGLATMVRSAMEVGDQAESLRSQFTEHELEEIHIAPMAAYCLVAKASPSGIKGSMEEMKAANQVSIELLKDVAPISLLGTLFGGGLTSAEAQELKRETERDEQLLQTIRESTSLMRTKAPDEAETFRKLVNDVARKTAEASKEGGFLGFGGKQVSDKEKMALEKVAAALV from the coding sequence ATGGACTCCCTCGTGAAATCACTCGGTGGACTGGTGACACCGGAGATCGCCGGCAAGCTGGCGAAGTTCCTCGGCATCGATGCCGGGTTGGTCGATAGGGCGGTGAAAATTCTCAGCGCCCTCGCCGTCGGAAGCATGGCCCGCAAGGTGGCAACGCCCGAAGGGGCCGCCGCCGCGATGCAGGCCCTGCCGCAAAAGGAGGAGCCGGGCCTGATGAGCTCCCTCTTCTCCGCGTTGAAGGGAAACATTCCCACCGAAACCCCGGCGGATAAAATGCACTCGATGTTCGGCTGCGGGGTGAACTCGATGGTCTCCGCCCTGAGCAAGAAGATGGGCTTCGACCTGGCACCGCTGGCCGGGATGTTGACCCCGCTGATGAGCCAGCATCTGGCGAAGGAAGCACGCGACCGGAACCTCGATGCCACCGGCTTCGCCAAGATGCTGCAGCAGGGAAACGATGAGTTCCTCGCCGATCCCTCCAATGCCGGCCTCGCGACCATGGTCCGCAGCGCGATGGAAGTGGGCGATCAGGCGGAAAGCCTCCGCTCCCAATTCACCGAGCACGAGCTGGAGGAAATCCACATCGCGCCCATGGCCGCCTATTGCCTGGTCGCGAAGGCCTCGCCCTCCGGCATCAAGGGCTCCATGGAAGAGATGAAGGCCGCCAACCAAGTCAGCATCGAGCTGCTCAAGGACGTTGCCCCGATTTCCCTCCTCGGCACCCTCTTCGGCGGCGGCCTGACCTCTGCCGAGGCGCAAGAGCTGAAGCGAGAGACGGAACGCGACGAACAACTGCTCCAGACGATCCGCGAAAGCACCTCGCTGATGCGCACCAAGGCACCGGACGAGGCGGAGACCTTCCGCAAGCTCGTCAACGACGTCGCCCGCAAGACAGCCGAAGCCAGCAAGGAAGGCGGCTTCCTCGGCTTCGGAGGCAAGCAAGTCAGCGACAAGGAGAAGATGGCGCTCGAAAAAGTTGCCGCGGCGCTCGTCTAG